The genomic interval GGCGTCGAGAATAAGCTCACGCTCCCTGTAGAACTTGGTAATGCCGCCTGCCACATCCTCAAGATCGAAGAGGGTGAGCTGATTGTCATAGCTCTTGAGTATTTCAGATAGTATTTGATCCAGCTCCGGATCAACCACCCTGATGGCACAGAATCCCTCGGACTCCACGTCCACACACACCGGGCAGACTTCAACTGAGTCTACAATCTTGCACTTATCGGACAACTTATCCCTGGGGGTCAAGCGTTGAACGACAACATGGCTGATCCTGACCGTTTTATCATCAGGCAGGCGTTCGCGCTTTGGCGGAACGATAAAACCGAAGCTACCGTCTCCGACATCCTCATCCGGTAGAGAGATATCACGAGTGGGGAAGCTTCCCTCTATATCCCTTGGTTTGCCGGCGTCGGGCACTGCCTGAGCCAACACATGCCCACTGAAAAAAGTGACGAGCAAACCCAGAAGCACGCAGCGGAGCCCTGACCCGATCAATTCTCTCCCACCTACCAATATATCCATTCCACCTCTCGCTTTCGCAGATGCCCATCCAAAATACCTAGGCGATCTGTGGTGTAGTAGCCTATCCTAGAACTCACGGAACATAAGGTTATGATACCTACTTAAACAGTAAGCGCAAGAAGTCTCTAAGCGCGCTATGAGCAGTTGTTCTGTGCAGCATCTGCACCAGCTACTGGCTGTAATCGCTCATTGCTTTTACACAGTCTGAGCACAATTCAATTCGCTCAGAGTTGGTTATGAGGCCCCTTAAATAAACAGGGGCTGCCCAACAACGTCAAACAGAGCTAGAATTACTGTGGAGACCACCTTTAATTACTCACCAGATCCCTATGAAACTCCATCTAAAAGTCATTACATACCGAAATCAACCACCGATCGCTCCCATATCGGCACTCTTTGATGAGCAGGGAGGGTCGCTGGGGCGCACCGCAGGTAATAATTGTGTTCTGCCGGACCCCGAGCGCTTCATCTCCAGCAAGCATGCAGCCATCTCTTTTCAGGGGCAGCGGTTCGTCATCACTGACACCAGTACTAACGGGCTCTACCTGGACGACAGTGGCCAGCCCCTGGGGCGTGACAATAGTGCGGAATTACACAATGGCCAACGCCTGGTAATCGGGGACTACACGATCGAAATAGTTATTGACGATGAGTTGCCGGCGATGGGTGCATCCCCATTCGGCGACAGTTTGCCCCAAGCCATTGAAGACGATTTTCTCGCACCGCCACGCGGAGAAGATATGAGCCTTCCTGAGTTGGAGGGTACCGGCCCAACTTCAGAACCTTTTCCCTCCACACCCTCAAATCTCTTCGCCGAGGGAGCAGATGAGATTGGAGGAATCCCTGAGAGCAACGACTTCTTTGCCGCATCCAGCGCTATATCAAGCGAATCCTCTACTCCCTATCCAGAGAGTGCGTCCGAAGCCGACAACATTCCCTCGGAGAACCAATTTTTTCAGCCCCCTCAAAGCATTCCAGAGAGCGGCGGCATCCCGGCACAAGGGGGATTTTCACAATCATCACAAAGCATTCCCGATGACTGGGACATCCTCGGTGATATGGGTGTAACCGGGCAGCCCTCAACCACCCCACCGCCGGAAGCCGCTATTACGCCACCCCCGCTACAGCCACAGTCAAACCTTCCCCCACAGCCGACTATGCAAAGGGCGACCTCGTCCAACGGTAGCGTGGACGCCCTGAAAATTCTTCTCAAAGGTGCGAACATTGAGAGTCTCGAAGTCGCCCCTGAAGAATCAGAGGCGCTCCTCGAAACCATCGGTGAGCTGATGCGGGAAATGGTCGGCGGTCTGATGGAGGTGCTGCGGGCCCGGGCTGAAATCAAGAGTGAATTCCGCATGCAGCTGACGACGATACGGCCGGTGGAGAACAATCCGCTGAAGTTCTCGGCCGGCATTGACGAGGCACTGCGCAACCTACTGGCTCCCCAGAGTGATGCCTATCTTCCGCCTCGTGTGGCCCTGAATGAAGCAATGGATAACATTGAGGCTCATCAGTTGGCGGTGATGGCCGGTATGCAGGCGGCCCTCTCCGCCATGCTCAAACGCTTTGAGCCCGGAACCCTGGAGCGCTATTTTGAGAATAAGGGAGGACGTAGCCTGTTGGGGAGTAAGAAATCCTGGTACTGGGAGCAATTTGAAGAGAAGTACAAAGAAGTTCTTTCCGAGGCGGAAGACAACTTTCAGGATCTCTTTGGAGAGGAGTTTGCCCGTGCCTACCAGGATCAGACTGCAAAACTTGTTCAAGCACGCAATCTTATGCAAAAAGATGAGACATAGATTGAATCCATCGGGAGCAATGGGAAATCGAACAGGGCGCAGTGAGCAAAACAGCCGACATAATATTTTTTAACTTTGCAGGGGTGTTGCTCAGACAAAAATACCCTATACTTTGGAACGATAGGTTCTTTACATATACAAAAAAAACGGCACATTAAGATGCGAAATAGTCACTCTTTGAGCCGAATTTAGGACCCGATGCCATCAACTTATCAGTAATTGGAAGTCATATTCACAAAATATAATAATTGTGATGACTCAATAGCAAATCCAAGGATGTTTTCTATGCGCTCTCGTTATAAGCTGATCACCGGCTCACTGGTATTGCTATCGCTTCTGTTAGTCAGTTGCATGACCAAAGAGCCACCGCCACCCGCTACGCTTGAGATGAGTATTCTCAGCTCCATTCACGTGAACCCAAACACTCTGGGGAAATCCTCTCCCATCGTCATTCGGTATTACGAACTCAAATCAACTGCAGTTTTCGAAGCCACCGATTTTTTTGATCTGACCGATCCAGACAAAAATATCTTGAAAAACGATCTGCTTGGACGGGATGAGTTAGAGATCCATCCCGGGACAGAGCAGACAGTTCAGCGGGAGTTGGACAACGCCACCCAGTTTATCGGTATTGTTGCCGCTTATCGTGATCTGGAACAGTCGCGCTGGCGTGCAGTGCTCCCAATCACCGCACATGCAGACAACGCTTTTATCATTCGGCTGGGAGAGACCGCAATCACAGTGTCAAATCCCGCAGAGGAGAAAAAAAGCAAAACAGACGGCGATAACCAATCCAAATTCGATTTCTAGAAACGGGTAGTGCCATGACTTGGCGAAACAAGGTGGTATGGACTGAAGGCATGTTCCTTCGTCCGCAACATTTTCAACAGCACGACCGCTATATCGAAAACCTGCTGGAGTCCCGGTGCGCCACACTTCGGGCCTATGGCTGGGGGATACGGGATCTGCGCATTGACCAGGATCTACTAACCCAAGGTAAGCTCTCGATCCAAAGCTGCAGTGGCGTGATGCCGGACGGCACTCCATTTGACATAGGTGGAGAGGATGAACCTCCAAAAATCTTCGACATCCCGGAAAACACAAGAAACACCCGCGTCTATTTAGCGTTACCGGCACGCCGCAGTGGTCTGGTCGAGGCTGATGCAAGCGATACCCCGGAGATTCTCGCACGCTATATCCCAAGGGATCAGGAAATTAGTGATAGCAATGCCGGCGCCGATATGGATGCAGGAGTGCAGACCGGAAGTTTACGTCTGCAACTGATGTTGGAGTCGGATGAGCGCAGTGCTTTCATTGATATGCCACTGTTCAGAATAATCGAGATCCGTGCTGACAAGAATGTTCTACTCGACACCGAGTTTATTCCCCCCAGCCTTGATTGCCGGGCGGTACCCAGACTTCACGGTTTTCTAGAGGAGCTACAGGGTCTGCTGCATCATCGTGCTGAAGCTCTGGCGGGCCGTATAACGGAGTCTGGCCGCGGCGGTGCTGCGGAGATTGCCGACTTTATGATGCTACAGGCTGTCAACAGGCTGGAGCCCCTGTTCACCCACTTTGTCGACATGACGGGACTACACCCCGAAGAGTTCTATCGAATCGGCGCCCAGGTGGCGGGCGAACTCTCAACCTTTACCGCCCAAGGCAAACGCCCGGGAGCCCTCCCCCCGTACCGACACGACGACTTGCAAACGACCTTTAATGGATTGATGGCCGCACTGCGTCAGTCTCTCAGCATGGTCTTGGAACAGAATGCCATCGCCATTCCCCTGCAGGAGCGCAAGTATGGGATTTACGTCGCGGTGGTGGCCGACCACAAACTGCTCGACGGTGCCAACTTCGTACTGGCCGTCGGTGCTCAGGTGGCGGCTGATGTGCTGCGCACCCGCTTTCCCACCCAGGTCAAGATCGGGCCGGTTGAAGAGATTCGGAACCTCGTCAATCTTCAACTGCCGGGCATCGCAACAAGACCTCTGCCCGTGGCGCCCCGCCAGATCCCATACCATGCGGGATTTAACTATTTCGAACTGGACCGCAACAGTGAATTGTGGAAACAACTCAAGACTTCCGGCGGCTTTGCTTTCCATATAGGTGGCGAATTCCCCGGTCTTGAACTTGAATTTTGGGCCATCAAGGGCTAGTGATCCGTGAATACAGATGATCCGTTTTTCGGTGCCGACAGCGACGATAGCGACCGTACCGTCATCCGACCCTCCCCCGGCGGTCGACGGCCGAACGGAGGTGCGCCTCCTCCCCCGTCGAATCAGCCTCCCCCGCAAATGCCCGCCGCCGCCAGCGGCGACTACACCATCGACCGTGGGCTCAATCCACTGGTAACAGCAGCCTCCCCGCTGTTGTCCCTTATCACAAAACTACGCAACACTTCGACGCACCGAGACGTATCAAGCCTACGCAGACATGTGGAGGATGAGATCGGCTCTTTTGAGTCACGTGCAGCAACGGCCGAGAGTGATAGGGAGACCATCCACGCTGCGCGTTACTGCCTCTGCACCGTCCTCGACGAGACCGTCCTCAACACCCCCTGGGGCAATCAAAGCGCATGGAGCGGCAAAAGTCTGCTGATCCTTTTTCACCAGGAGTCCTGGGGCGGCGAAAAATTCTTCGTCATCCTCGAACGTATGATGAAAGAGCCGGCACGCCACGTCGACATGCTGGAGCTGATGTATATCTGCTTAAGCATGGGATTCGAGGGGAAATATCGGGTATTGGAGGGTGGTTTACGCACCCTCGAGCAGGTACGCGAGACCCTCTTCCAAACAATTCGTCGGCAGCGGGGGGAGTTTGAACGCGACCTTTCCCCTCACTGGCGTGGTGAGGAAGGTTTGCGCAATACCATGCGCTTCTACATCCCCCTGTGGGTTGTCGCCACCCTCTCATGCGCCCTGTTGCTGGCCACATATCTTGTTTTCAGCTACTTCATCAATCAGTCATCCACGCCGGTATTCAAGGAACTTTACACCATTGGGCGCGAAGAGCCTCCCGAGGCGGTACTTGCCGCTGCACCGCCACCGCCGCCACTGGAAACCGGACTCTATGATCGTATCGCTGGGTTCCTTGAGGAGGAGATACGACAAGGCCTGGTGGAGGTGATCGACAATCCGGCTGATGTTATCGTTCGCCTGCGTAACAAGGGGCTCTTTGGCTCGGGCAGTGCACAGATCAGCAGCTCCTTCCACCCACTGTTGCAACGTATCGCTGATGCACTCACTACGGTGAAGGGCAATATCATCGTGGCCGGTCACTCGGACAACGTGCCGATCCATACCGTACGCTTTCCCTCCAACTGGCATCTATCCATGGCACGCGCCGAGGCGGTAACTGAGTTCCTCAAAGGTAACGCGGCTATCACACAAATGATAACGTCGGATGGCCGGGCGGATAACGAACCCTTGGTACCAAACGACACTCCCAAGAACCGGGCAAAGAATCGCCGGGTAGAAATAATTCTGGAAAAGTGATGCGCACTATCATCGAGTTTTTCAAAAAAAAGTGGGTGATACAGCTTCTTGGTGTTATCGCCCTAAGCATCATCATATGGTTTATCGGCCCCCTGATCGCCATCGCCGGCATGGTCCCGCTGGAGAGCGAAATGGTGCGGCTGATCGTTATCCTGGTGGTTCTGCTTGGTTGGATACTCAGCCTCCTGTGGACGCTGACACGGGCCAAAAAGGCCGACCAGGAGATGATGCAGGATATCAGCCAGGCGGATACGTCAGGGGCGAGCGATCAGTCTGAAGAGGAGCTGCAGATCCTTAAGGAGCGCTTCGACGAAGCCCTGGGGGTACTGAAAAAAGCCCGCAAGGGCGGCAAGGTCAGCGGCAGCCAATACCTGTATGAACTTCCCTGGTATATCATCATCGGCCCACCGGGATCAGGGAAGACCACTGCACTGGTCAATTCCGGTCTCAACTTCCCCCTCTCCGACCAGTTCGGTCGCGATGCCATCCGCGGCGTCGGCGGCACCCGTAACTGCGACTGGTGGTTCAGTGAAGAGGCTATCCTACTGGATACTGCTGGTCGCTACACCACTCAGGACAGCCACGAAGCGGCAGATTCCAGTGCCTGGCTGGGCTTTCTCGACCTTATAAAGAAACACCGTAAGCGCCGCCCCATCAACGGTATCCTGATTGCCGTCAGCATCGCAGACCTGATGTTGCAGACCGAAGCCGAGCGTGACATGCATGCCCGCGCCATTCGTAACCGCATCGAGGAGTTGAGCAAACGCTTGGGTATCCGCGCCCCGATCTACATGACTTTCACCAAATGCGATCTGGTGGCGGGTTTTACCGAGTTCTATGATGACCTGGGACGAGAGGACCGGGCTCAGGTCTGGGGTATGACCCTGCCTCTGGATGAAGGACAAGGCGGCGACGGAGTGAACGCCCTCTTCCCACAGGAGTTCGACGCCCTGCTGCAACGGACCAATGACCGGATGCTGTGGCGTATGCATCAAGAGCGGGACACCACCCGACGCACATTGATCTATGGTTTCCCCCAGGAGATGGCTGCCCTAAAAGAGCCTATCAACCGTTTTATTGGCGAGATCTTCCGTCCCAGTCGCTACCAGGAGCGCCCCCTGCTGCGAGGCGTCTATTTGACAAGCGGTACCCAGGAGGGCACACCCATCGATCGCCTGATGGGTAATCTGGCCGCCAGTTTTGGCCTTGACCGTATCAACCTTCCCGCTTTTAGCGGGCGTGGACGCAGTTACTTTATCCAGGATCTGTTTCGCGCAGTAGCCTTCCCGGAGGCCAATCTGGTGGGTACCAACAGAGGAGCGGAACTGCGCCGGGCCTGGCTCCAGCGGGGAGCCTATGCCGGAGCACTGATCCTGACGGTACTCACAGCCCTGGCCTGGACCACCAGCTTCACTCAAAACCAAACCGGAATCGCCAACCTGGAGGCAAATGTCGGACGCTACCAGCAGGAGATCCCCAACCTACCCTACCGCACTACGGATTTCGATATCCTGTTGTCGAGTCTCGACGATGTTCGCAGTGCCAGTGAGGTTTACGGCGAAGATGTGCCCTGGCTGATGGGCATGGGGCTGTACCAAGGCAAGAAGCTCGACCCGGCGGCCCACGGAGCCTACCAGCGGGTCCTGGAAGGACGTTTCCTCTACTCACTGGGCGCCAGGCTAGAGGAGTTTTTGCAAAACACCGGACAGGAAGATCTGTTACGGGAAGCGCTAAGAACCTATCTGATGCTGGGTCACCCGGAGCGACTTCAGGCTGATGATGTCAAGCTATTCATGTCCTTGGACTGGGCAAACAGCCTGCCAAATCAGAGTGACAAGCAGAACAGGCTACTGGCCCATCTCGACACCCTGCTCAACAGCAATTTCAAGCCACTGCCGCTAAATGAGTCCTTGGTACAGCAGGCTAGACTGGTGTTGACACGGGTACCCCTTTCACGCCAAATCTATGCCCGCATCCAGAAAGAGGCAGCAGCAGACCACAGTCGTGACTTCCTATTAAGCAGTGCCCTGGGACGTCACGGAGATGCTGTATTCACCTACTCCGATGGTGACCTGCAAGCGGCACGTATTCCCGCACTCTACACTCACAGTGGCTACTACGAACTATTCAAACCGGCCAACCTTAATATCACCACAGAGACCTTTAAGGAGAGCTGGGTCCTTGATGATGATGCTATCGGAGACGATCCCAGCAAAATAGAGTTATCACGTGCCATGCAGGAGGTTGAGGAGCTCTATCTTGAGGACTACATCGCCCAATGGCGTCGACTGCTGGGTAATCTGAGTATTGTTAAACTGCGCAACCTCAGCCACACCGTTGAGGTATTGGATGTGGCATCCGGGCCATCAACACCTCTGCGCAAACTGTTGGCGGCGGTGGAGAGAAATACCTTCCTAAGCCGCCCACCGGCCGGTGGAGCTTCCGGGTTGCCGGACGCCGGTATGCTCAAGGGTGTAGCGGAAGGCGCCGCTGTGGTAAGTACGGCGGCATCCACTCAGAAGAACCGCCTCGAACGGCTTATGAGTGCTGCCGATACCGCCGGTGTTGGAGGTGGCCTTGCCAAGGCGGAATCCCCAGCCCTCTTGGTCGACAGACAGTTTGAGGATCTCAATGCCTTGAGCCAGAAACGAGGGGACAATCCGGCTCCACTGGATGGTTTGATCGGCGATCTTGCCGACCTGTTTGCTTATCTCTCCGACCTTGAGGCCGCCGGTGGTGGCCTGAGTGCGGCAAAACAGCGAGCCGGTGGTGGTAAAGATCCAATAAAAACACTGCAACGCAGAGCCAGACGCCTACCCAAGCCGGTCAACAGTTGGGTTCTCGCCCTCTCCGACAGAGGGCGAAAAGTTGTCGTTGGTGATACCAAAAACCAGCTGTCGCGGATGTGGACACAAGATGTTCTACCTCTTTGTAAGACAGGTATTCAGGGGCGCTTCCCTCTCTCCAAGGATCCAGCCAGAGAGGTTACACTGCAGGACTTTGCCAATTTCTTCGGACCCGGCCAGCTCACAGACAGTTTCTTCAATGAGCATATCAAGCCCTTCGCCGACACTAACAGAACTCCCTGGCGCTGGCGCAAAACCGATGGACACCCCATGGGGGCGTCCAATCGCGTACTTCGACAGTTCGAGGAGATCGCTAAGATACGTGACACCTTCTTCGCCGGCGGAGGGAAGCAACCCAGGATCCGGTTCGGTCTCAAACCCGTATTCCTCGACTCTAAATCTTCCCGTTTCGTACTGGATCTGGATGGTCAGAAACTGGCCTACCGCCACGGCCCGGCCCGCACCACAAAACTGACCTGGCCCCCTCCCGACGGCACCACTGGTCGCAGCAAGATTCTGTTTGAAGATGTCAATGGAGGCACCTTCAGCCAGGTCGAAGAAGGTGTGTGGGGCTGGTTCAAACTACTGAAAGACGCCGATGTGAAAGAGACCCCCTTGGCGGATCGTTTTCTGGTCACCTTCACCCGGGAAGGTCATAAGATCGAACTGGAGTTGAAGGCCAACAGCGTCATCAACCCCTTCCGCATGCGGATGTTGGAGTCGTTCAATTGTCCGAATCTGTAGCCAAGACCACAGAGGCCACCAAGGTAGGATTTTTTGGTAAGCTGCCAAAACATGGGGATTTTCTTTCTCGACGCCTACCACGAACCTTTACCGATCCATGGGACCGGTGGCTACAGAACGCCATTGCCGACAGTCGTGAGCAGCTGGCTGATGATTGGCTGAATATCTATCTGACCAGTCCACTCTGGCGTTTTGCTCTATCACCTGGTCTCTGTGGCGACAGCGCCTGGACCGGTATTCTTATGCCTAGCGTTGACCGGGTGGGCCGCTACTTTCCCCTTACCCTGGCAGCCCCGTTAACCGGTGGATGCAATCTGATGACGCTTGCCACCGACAATGAATCCTGGTTCGACCGCTGCGAAGAGTTGGCACTTGGCGCCTTGCAGGAGGATTATGAGCTTGAGGCCTTTGATCTTGGGGTAGAAGCTCTGGGATTACCCACTCAGCAGGATGAGCTGCAGGCCACGAGTAAACAACGCGCGACCAAGCCCGCCTGGCACTTCGAACTGCCCTCTTTGGAGGGCCTTGATATCGCTACAAATAACCTCAACCAGGCCCTGCTGAAGAAACTCATGCCCGCCCACAGTCTGTGGTGGACCCACGGCTCTGAGCATATCGAGCCATCACTTCTTATTACTGAGGGTTTCCCCCCCATTGAGGGCTACGCCGGTCTGCTGGGCGGAAACTGGGCGGAGTGGGGTTGGGAAAACTTCAGCGCCCAGGGCAACAGCACCGCCTAGGTGCGGATGGGCTGAGAGCATATGAACCGTCAATGTAACAGCTTTCAATGGGACTCCTCTGCGATTACCCATGTAGGAAAGGTCCGGAAAATCAATGAAGATGCCTGCTTTGAGCGCCCCGAATCCGGCTTATGGGTGGTGGCGGACGGCATGGGGGGACACTCATCCGGTGATCTCGCCAGCAGTACTATTGTCACCACGCTGGAACGGCTCCTTCTCCCGGACCTTCTCAGCGATACTGTTGACCTGTTGGAGGATAACCTGCAAGCGATCAACAGACAGTTGCTTGATGAGGCGATTCGGCGAAGCGGCGACACCACCATTGGCAGTACCGTGGTCATCCTGCTCGCCTATGAAACGGTATGTTTGCTGCTGTGGGTTGGCGACAGCCGCGCCTATCGCTTTCGCGACGGTCAGCTAAAGCAGCTTACCCGTGATCATACTGAGGTCGAAGAACTGGTGGAACAGGGGCTTCTGCTTCGGGACGACGTGGAGAACCACCCCTCTGCCAACATCATCACCCGTGCCGTTGGCGCGATGGATGAACTGATCGTGGATTTGGTCGACTATGCGATCCTGGAAGGCGATATCTTTCTGCTCTGTAGCGATGGCCTCAACAAAGAGGTGACTGACCGTGAAATCGCCGCCATGCTGTCAAGACCCGAGCCCATGCAGGAGATCAATCAGGCCCTTATCG from Candidatus Sedimenticola sp. (ex Thyasira tokunagai) carries:
- the icmH gene encoding type IVB secretion system protein IcmH/DotU; this translates as MNTDDPFFGADSDDSDRTVIRPSPGGRRPNGGAPPPPSNQPPPQMPAAASGDYTIDRGLNPLVTAASPLLSLITKLRNTSTHRDVSSLRRHVEDEIGSFESRAATAESDRETIHAARYCLCTVLDETVLNTPWGNQSAWSGKSLLILFHQESWGGEKFFVILERMMKEPARHVDMLELMYICLSMGFEGKYRVLEGGLRTLEQVRETLFQTIRRQRGEFERDLSPHWRGEEGLRNTMRFYIPLWVVATLSCALLLATYLVFSYFINQSSTPVFKELYTIGREEPPEAVLAAAPPPPPLETGLYDRIAGFLEEEIRQGLVEVIDNPADVIVRLRNKGLFGSGSAQISSSFHPLLQRIADALTTVKGNIIVAGHSDNVPIHTVRFPSNWHLSMARAEAVTEFLKGNAAITQMITSDGRADNEPLVPNDTPKNRAKNRRVEIILEK
- the tssK gene encoding type VI secretion system baseplate subunit TssK, with the protein product MTWRNKVVWTEGMFLRPQHFQQHDRYIENLLESRCATLRAYGWGIRDLRIDQDLLTQGKLSIQSCSGVMPDGTPFDIGGEDEPPKIFDIPENTRNTRVYLALPARRSGLVEADASDTPEILARYIPRDQEISDSNAGADMDAGVQTGSLRLQLMLESDERSAFIDMPLFRIIEIRADKNVLLDTEFIPPSLDCRAVPRLHGFLEELQGLLHHRAEALAGRITESGRGGAAEIADFMMLQAVNRLEPLFTHFVDMTGLHPEEFYRIGAQVAGELSTFTAQGKRPGALPPYRHDDLQTTFNGLMAALRQSLSMVLEQNAIAIPLQERKYGIYVAVVADHKLLDGANFVLAVGAQVAADVLRTRFPTQVKIGPVEEIRNLVNLQLPGIATRPLPVAPRQIPYHAGFNYFELDRNSELWKQLKTSGGFAFHIGGEFPGLELEFWAIKG
- the tssM gene encoding type VI secretion system membrane subunit TssM, translated to MRTIIEFFKKKWVIQLLGVIALSIIIWFIGPLIAIAGMVPLESEMVRLIVILVVLLGWILSLLWTLTRAKKADQEMMQDISQADTSGASDQSEEELQILKERFDEALGVLKKARKGGKVSGSQYLYELPWYIIIGPPGSGKTTALVNSGLNFPLSDQFGRDAIRGVGGTRNCDWWFSEEAILLDTAGRYTTQDSHEAADSSAWLGFLDLIKKHRKRRPINGILIAVSIADLMLQTEAERDMHARAIRNRIEELSKRLGIRAPIYMTFTKCDLVAGFTEFYDDLGREDRAQVWGMTLPLDEGQGGDGVNALFPQEFDALLQRTNDRMLWRMHQERDTTRRTLIYGFPQEMAALKEPINRFIGEIFRPSRYQERPLLRGVYLTSGTQEGTPIDRLMGNLAASFGLDRINLPAFSGRGRSYFIQDLFRAVAFPEANLVGTNRGAELRRAWLQRGAYAGALILTVLTALAWTTSFTQNQTGIANLEANVGRYQQEIPNLPYRTTDFDILLSSLDDVRSASEVYGEDVPWLMGMGLYQGKKLDPAAHGAYQRVLEGRFLYSLGARLEEFLQNTGQEDLLREALRTYLMLGHPERLQADDVKLFMSLDWANSLPNQSDKQNRLLAHLDTLLNSNFKPLPLNESLVQQARLVLTRVPLSRQIYARIQKEAAADHSRDFLLSSALGRHGDAVFTYSDGDLQAARIPALYTHSGYYELFKPANLNITTETFKESWVLDDDAIGDDPSKIELSRAMQEVEELYLEDYIAQWRRLLGNLSIVKLRNLSHTVEVLDVASGPSTPLRKLLAAVERNTFLSRPPAGGASGLPDAGMLKGVAEGAAVVSTAASTQKNRLERLMSAADTAGVGGGLAKAESPALLVDRQFEDLNALSQKRGDNPAPLDGLIGDLADLFAYLSDLEAAGGGLSAAKQRAGGGKDPIKTLQRRARRLPKPVNSWVLALSDRGRKVVVGDTKNQLSRMWTQDVLPLCKTGIQGRFPLSKDPAREVTLQDFANFFGPGQLTDSFFNEHIKPFADTNRTPWRWRKTDGHPMGASNRVLRQFEEIAKIRDTFFAGGGKQPRIRFGLKPVFLDSKSSRFVLDLDGQKLAYRHGPARTTKLTWPPPDGTTGRSKILFEDVNGGTFSQVEEGVWGWFKLLKDADVKETPLADRFLVTFTREGHKIELELKANSVINPFRMRMLESFNCPNL
- the tssJ gene encoding type VI secretion system lipoprotein TssJ is translated as MRSRYKLITGSLVLLSLLLVSCMTKEPPPPATLEMSILSSIHVNPNTLGKSSPIVIRYYELKSTAVFEATDFFDLTDPDKNILKNDLLGRDELEIHPGTEQTVQRELDNATQFIGIVAAYRDLEQSRWRAVLPITAHADNAFIIRLGETAITVSNPAEEKKSKTDGDNQSKFDF
- the tagH gene encoding type VI secretion system-associated FHA domain protein TagH; translation: MKLHLKVITYRNQPPIAPISALFDEQGGSLGRTAGNNCVLPDPERFISSKHAAISFQGQRFVITDTSTNGLYLDDSGQPLGRDNSAELHNGQRLVIGDYTIEIVIDDELPAMGASPFGDSLPQAIEDDFLAPPRGEDMSLPELEGTGPTSEPFPSTPSNLFAEGADEIGGIPESNDFFAASSAISSESSTPYPESASEADNIPSENQFFQPPQSIPESGGIPAQGGFSQSSQSIPDDWDILGDMGVTGQPSTTPPPEAAITPPPLQPQSNLPPQPTMQRATSSNGSVDALKILLKGANIESLEVAPEESEALLETIGELMREMVGGLMEVLRARAEIKSEFRMQLTTIRPVENNPLKFSAGIDEALRNLLAPQSDAYLPPRVALNEAMDNIEAHQLAVMAGMQAALSAMLKRFEPGTLERYFENKGGRSLLGSKKSWYWEQFEEKYKEVLSEAEDNFQDLFGEEFARAYQDQTAKLVQARNLMQKDET
- a CDS encoding protein phosphatase 2C domain-containing protein, giving the protein MNRQCNSFQWDSSAITHVGKVRKINEDACFERPESGLWVVADGMGGHSSGDLASSTIVTTLERLLLPDLLSDTVDLLEDNLQAINRQLLDEAIRRSGDTTIGSTVVILLAYETVCLLLWVGDSRAYRFRDGQLKQLTRDHTEVEELVEQGLLLRDDVENHPSANIITRAVGAMDELIVDLVDYAILEGDIFLLCSDGLNKEVTDREIAAMLSRPEPMQEINQALIDLTLSRGARDNVSVVLARAEKRIT
- the tagF gene encoding type VI secretion system-associated protein TagF, with amino-acid sequence MSESVAKTTEATKVGFFGKLPKHGDFLSRRLPRTFTDPWDRWLQNAIADSREQLADDWLNIYLTSPLWRFALSPGLCGDSAWTGILMPSVDRVGRYFPLTLAAPLTGGCNLMTLATDNESWFDRCEELALGALQEDYELEAFDLGVEALGLPTQQDELQATSKQRATKPAWHFELPSLEGLDIATNNLNQALLKKLMPAHSLWWTHGSEHIEPSLLITEGFPPIEGYAGLLGGNWAEWGWENFSAQGNSTA